The genomic interval TCATAAGGCCACTGCATGTTGTAGCCAAGTTGATGGCAAGTAACAATAATAAATGACAGCAATTGTTTTTACCAGTGGGGCATTTCCTCAGAGAAGTGGCGTGGCCTTGATAAAGCAGCGGAGACTGAGTTAGTGCCCGAAGTCCACTGACAGAGATTGTGCTCTTTCCTGAAGACTTGGGTGGAGTCAAGGCTGTGAAAGTAAGAATAGGAgactgaaaaaagaaattaagacaTATTGCAACACTACTGAATGAGCACTGGTGCTTAAACAGGCTTCTTAAATCTCTGTTAGCTTTGAGCATGACCATGTGGATTCATAGCAAACTTGTAAAATCAATCCATTTATCAAATGAAGTGGAGATGTGGGAGAGaactacaattattattattattacgtttatttatatagcaccataggctttacatagcgtTTTATCACCAAACCATTATTTATAGATGACGGAAATGGAAATCTAACATAAGCAAAATAACAGGTGCTGCGACTAAGACTGTTTCTTCTAAGAAGGAAATTCTATGGAAGTGGCATATGTATATCTAATGCTTTATCATTTAACTGAAACAGCGAAATAAGGCTGTCCAAAAACTAAGagcaatcctatacatatttatGCAGGACTAAAGCCCTTGAAATGAGCTCTAAAGCAATAGAGCTCAAAAATATTTGGCCCGTTCCCAGCCTTGGATAGAAAAACACTAGTAACTGTTGCTCCTATACTACCAGGGGGAAGACTTGGATTGCAAACTCATTGAGATAAATCGGTCTTCTACTGTTATCCTGTCATCTTATACCATGTACATTAGTGATGCTCAGTAAAtaattacaggctgagtctcccttatccaaaatgtttgggaccagaagtgttttggaggatttttaaagaatatccatgagtatcttggagatgggacccaagtctaagcacaaaattcatttatattccatataCATCTTATACTCAAagtctaaaggtaattttatacaatattttaaattttaatttgtgcatacaacaaagtctgtgtacactgaatcatcagaaagcaaaggtatcactatctcagccattcatattttttggaatattttggttttcagaattacagataagggagactcagcctataaCAGGAATAAGTAAATCaagggcctgttccagactgccaaaataaagctgcttcgggtctctttggagatatactatttaaatgatgcatgggtcctaagagtccggaggtcgcaccaaaaccacactccattcctaagtactggagtgcagttttggtgcagcttccggattcttaggatgcatgcatcatttaaacagtatacctccaaagagacctgaagcagttttattttggcagtctgtaacaggccaaagtgtcaCAGAATTAAATCTGATTCAATGCTCTTCTCAAGAGGAATGCACATCCAGTCTTCATGCCACAAGGTACACTATTGAAACTGAGCACTGACAGGTCAGTAGGACTAGACAGTGGGCTAAATCTAGGGACAATAAAAGggctccttttatttttcctcaatGCTATATTCTACTACTTCAGTATATCACAAGGTATATGAGTTTCAAGTCAAAAGTACCTGAGGACTCTGCCCCATTTCCCATGCTCAGCAGCTCATCGGTGCAGACAGCTGCCCCTGGATTCTTTCTCTTTGGGCAGGACCTTTTTGCTTCCTGgtccttttcctcttctgaaaACATATTCTCAAAAGCTCTTTTCCTGGACTTTAGTTGAGATGTCTCTCTGTAAATGTTCTCATCCTCAGTGGGTTCTGTGTCACTGCAAGGTGACTCATCTTGAAGCCTACAAACACCTTCAAGTTCAAATTCCCCCAGATGCAATGCTTTATTGCCACTTAAGAGTTCAGAAGTTCTCATTCCTGCTGTATTAGGAGCTGCTGTTTCCAAAGCAGCATCTGTATGTCTCTCACTTTTCCTGCAGCCCACGGTGGCCTTTTTTCTTCGTGGCCAGTCTTTAATTGCCTCTGGAGTAACTTTTCCTTTATGCTTTGGAGAAGGTGTCGATGGAATGCTAACACTGCCTTGCAATGGGGAACAGGTATATGAGGTGCAGCGAGTGGGAGTGTATGACTGGCATATGTAGGTTTGCCCACCACCCAACTTTCCTGGAGTACTGTGGGCAGAGCGAATACAGGATGGGGAGATGGATGCAGGTTCTAGTTTCCCTGAGTGCCTCCCACAGCAAGTCACAGAAAGATCCCGTACAGCAAGATCACTTTCTTCCTCTGCTTTGGGTTTCTCAGGCTCTATATGGGATGGCAGTTCCAGAGCTGACATGGAGGAAACTCTCTTGATTCGTAGCTTTGGTAAGCCAGAAGCTTTCATCTCAAGCTCAACCTCATAGGTTGGTGAGCTAGTTGTCACAGGCACTGGATGAGTAGTCTGGGGGGCTCTGGATACTATCAccttctcagaattccctaggcGTGCTTCAGCCTCTCGTTGTCTTCTGTCCGGGGTGCAGCGCAGTGCATAGGTACATGAACCAGATTTTGAGGCTGTCAGCAAAGAAGGCTGGTTATGGCTGAGAGAATTCTGGGAGAGTGGTTGCTGCAAGTCTGTGGCTTTTTCTGTTATAAATGCTCTGCTATCTGGATCTTGACCTACCTGAAAGCTATGTGCACAGGCTTTGTTTAATAGGGAGGAAATATTGAACTGTTCACACACCACTATGGCATCTGGGATAAACTCATGGGTTTTAGTGGAGAACTCAGCAGACAGATGTCTATCTAAATCCTTCCTCTTATTTGGTGTCATAattctgtttgcttgtttatgTCTCTCTCTCAAGAATATGCCCTCTCTATGGTCAGGTCTACGAAATGGGTTGCCTTCATCAGAAAGACTGATGCTGCCCCTACCTTTATCCTCCTCATTCTTTCCATACAGATGTAAGTGTTCTTCAGACCTGCTGGAAGCAGATTCGAAGGCTTTTGGTGGGGAGATATCTGTGACATTTTGGGATCTCAAAGGAGTTTCCTTGGGTGTATGTGACCTCCTGGTCAGCTCTCGAGTCCTGGCAGTTGAGACTGTGCACAtagccacagcatttaaagtcTGGTTAGAAGGAGGAGACTCTGCCTCAGGCAGCGATGGAGAACGAACAGGTACAGAAAAGGCCTCAGTAAGCTTGGCACTCTTTGGGCTTGGAGACAGTTCTGAAAGTGTGCCTCCAGATTCTCTGGGCGCCACCTCCAACATTGCAGAGTCCAACATCAGTGGCAAGTGTGGCTCCAGATACGTAACTGTTTCTGTCTCCAGAGACTGTTTCTGAGGAGATGCTGGAGAGGCTATTTTCTGGGCAACTCGCAAGGAACGCCTTGGAGACTGCAGCTGTGAAAATGCCTTTTCCCTggaatttaatggaatttgaggaATTGTCACAGAGAGATTGGCTGCTGAATCACAACTGCTTGCAGGTGAAGCAAAAACGTCATCAAGAATCCTTTGCCTTTCTAGTTTTCCTAATGTTTGCACCTGTGGCATCTTGGatggagaagaaaacatttcccttGTCAGTGCTGgatcttctttcttttcaaaagatTCAGGCAAGGACTTGCTCTTCTGTTTAAATGGGGAGAAAAGATTTCCCAAACTCTTAGCTGCTGTGTACTTTGGGGCAGGACTTTTCTGAGTGGTGTGCTTTTGCTTCTCTTGAAGTCGAGGGGATCTTCTCAGGCCCTTATTTGTGGGACTTACAAActtctgagaagactgaaaagGAGTTTTTCTTGGTGTCTGTGGAAAATAAGTGAAAACAAGTTACCACTTTGGTACAGGAAtataacagtggttctcaacctctgatCTACCAGGTGCCCTTAAACTCCCAGAAATTACAGACAGAGTAGCCAATGGCCAgtgattctggaagttgaagtatAAAACATATGGAGAACCAAAGGTACAGAACCACTGGAACAAAAATTCAGGATGAATATTCCCAGTTAGGAAACTAACCAACTAAAATATCATGTATTTTAAGCTATACAGTAGAAATGAGAGATTAAAATACAGGCAGATGAATATGTAACACACTGAAATATCAAGACGACAACTTTACCTGATAAACAGCGGACTCATCAAAGGCCaggctttttctttttgttctgtgtgAATCTATCTCTCCCAAATTGAACTCCCCCAGAACTGCTCCAAAGAGAAGACTTTTAGGGGAATGGACAGCTTTTTTTACAGGAGGTGACGCCAAGcctatttaaaaaatgtatcagtGCAGACAGGTATTGTTAGGCATCTGCAGTTCTCAAGGTGCTTAACATCTTCACTGTTTATGCATGCTTTCTATTTCAAGTCCAAATATGGGGTGGTTTGGGGTACAGTTGAATTAgtaatcaaaaacaaaacagttctaaTTTCCAAATGACAGGTCTAACATGTTGACAGAGACCCAAGGCAGGAAACTGGCCCTTTGCAGTAACCAAGTGGCAGGGCAGTATAattttggggaggaggaggggagtgaCAAACGAAGAGTGCTTAATTTTCTCTTCATTTCAGATGCAGCAAACTATTCAGAAGCCTAGGATATTGGGGAAGGGACAAAGAAGGTTATGTAAAGAAAAGGGATGTCCTCTTTCCTGGCTTTCCCCTGCTTGAAACTTCTTCTAATCAGACTGCTTTACAGCTGGGTCTAATGgcctacataaccattaaagtaaactacagtggtgcctcgggttacgaaattaattcgttccgtggcaccgttcgtaacccgaaaagccttcgtaagccgaattgccataggcgctaatggggaaaagccacgattccatgcgaaaaagccgaaaaaagcaccaaaagttttttcgtaacccgaaaaaacattcgtaacccggaacaatgttttcctatgggattttttcgtatcccgaaaatttcgtaacctgggtatttcgtatcccgaggtaccactgtactaagggACATCTGATTGGTAGCTAACAGATTCTGGTGTCCCTTTGCTTACAATCCTCACATTAGATCCTTGATTCTTAGATTACTCTACCACTCTGAACTCATGAAATCTCATCTGTTTTCAGAAGCTAAGTAGGGTTGGACCTGGCCTGTAGTTAGATGAAGTGCCACTAAGGAATATTAGGGACCTTAGGACCTCCAAGTAGAGCTATCTGAAATCTTTGAGAGCTGCTGGTGGTCAGAACTGATAATACTGAGCTAGTTGAACCAATAATCTGAATGCATTTTAAGTTTCTAACATTGTTTTGTTGAATGCCAGTATATGAAGTTTTGACTTGCTTACTAAGTCAAAAAGGAGGCTACTGATTCAGAAATCAACCTGTATCTTCAAACATTAAGGCACTCCAGCCACCGAATCAAAGGCCAAAATGTGGCATATCTGTATTAACAATGACTATGTCTGGTTAAAACAACATGAGTACCTTCAATCCTTGAAACTAAAAACACTTTGATACCTATTACGTTTTCTTGATCATCTGAAGCTCTGAGATGAACGGAATTCATTTGTTGTATGCTCCTCTTAGTGGGTTGTAAAGAGTGGAAGGAGCCAGAGAGGGTTCTGTCCAGAAATAGCTGCTTGATCCGTGGACTTCTTCTTAATGTACCTTTGAGAAAGTCAGAATTGGAGAGGCGGGGAGGAGATCAAAGCTGGCTCATACCCATCTAATATGAATTTGTATCAATACAGAGGAAAACAAGTTGTAGCGTCTTGACTCAATGAACAAGATAGTATTTAAAACATCTGCTGACATAATCTTATCATGCTCCATTATAATCTGGCAAGAGTGGAGGATGGTCAGCCTCTGAACCAGATCCATCCTGCAGACTCTTCTCTGCTCTAGTCTACTGTTTCACTTAGCATACAATGTTCATGTCAGAGATAAAGAATGAGATGGCACATGCAGACTTGAAGGCTCAACTACACAGTACAGCTGCAGAAGTGTTAGAGCACCCCCAGAAAGCTCCTTCATCCTGCTATCAGGATGCATATACCTGCCAATCCCTCTTCCCTGACAAAAGCAGTAAAAAGAAAGACAGATGACTTTAGTTGGGGAAACGACAGAGAATAAGTGGGAACAGCTGTATCCCTAAAAACCATTCCCCACAAGAGAAGATGGACCTCACGAGGGGAAAAACAAAAGAGGTTCATTATACCAAGTTTATACAGAATAAGGTGAAAATCCACAACCTCAATGAAGACTGAAAGACTATTAGAAATCAAGGAAAGAAGTATTTATTTTTGCACTCCACTTGTGCTGGCCTTCCATTACTGTAATGTCAAAACCTAACTTTGATAaccatgtttttttccctttatatTATCCCATCCTTCCTCCAAAAAGCAGAACAAATTACATAAAAACATGTGTGTTCAAAATAGCTCAGTGCACACagtcttagccttctctttcttaCTTAAAGCAGGCTTAACTACAAAGGGAAATGAGGCTATAACCCTTCTTATAAAGTTGCACTAATCATGTAATTATAATAACTTATCTTTCTGCCAAAGTTGCTTGATTAATGAAGTTGTTTTTCTTTGCACATAAAAAGGCTACTATTGGAGTCATAATGGCTACAGACTAGCTCAAGTGCAGTATGACCTAGGACCAGGGAGACTTAGGCTGAAATCCCCAGAGTCATAAAATTCACTGGTGAACTTGAAACAGCCACTTTATCTTGGTCtacctgcactgcagagataTTGAGAAGATAAACTGGGTGAGAAAATGGTGAGAACCATGTAAACTGCCCAGAGGTCTTTGGAAGAAACATTAGGGGGAAAATGCAGTAGTGATGCTTCCTGATCAAGAGAATTTCAATTATAGTCAAAAAGACCCAGTCATGcaagcttgcaaaaaaaaaatctgcatcagTTTAATACGTACAGGTTATGCTTTTTTCAGGAGATTCTTCTACAATTCTAACGTCAGATCCAGGATCAGAACACCTGTGAAGAAGAGTGCTTTAAATTCAGCAGAATGGTAACAGTATCTTGTTACAGAAAGATTTGTAAGTTCATTTTCAACCAAACTAAAAGGTAGTTTTACTCACCGGCCTTTAATCTGCTTCTGTAGCAGCCTCCTGGAGATCTGTTTGTGTACTGGGgtttctgtcaccattttggtcagcAGCTTTTGTTTATCTGAAAGAGAGCAAAGCTTATGGTTTGTACAGCAGCAGGTCTACTCTGGATGAACTAAGTGAAGATGTACTTGAccgtggcgcagtggttaaatgccagtactgcagccacaaggttgtgagttcgttcccagggctccaaggttgacccagccttccatccttttgtacgctggtaaaatgagtacccagcttgttgggggtaataaGCTTACAgcttgtaaacagcttagagagtgctgagttcactgataagtggtaagtataaaaatgtacatgctattgctttTGCTGCAGACCATGTGATGTTTAGCCCAAGCTTAACAAGCAAGTGCTCCTTCAGAATTGTTAGACTGCTTTTGCTTTCCTGTGTTGCAAAATACATCTCAACACTGAGATCAAACTTttctatcacatggttttcaaaaataatttgaatgcTCTAAGTCTAAGGTGAAAGCAAGGTATCTTCTTTCCTAATCTCATACCAAGACAGAAGGAAGGGGACTGGTCATGCTCTCCTGTAAACTCTAAATCCATTTTTGGGGGCTGTTTTCTTTCTACACTAATTTACATTTCTACAATACGTCTACACTCactcatttccaccttctgttcCTTCCCTCCCATTTCTCACCCATACTAGTTTAAAAAACCCCCACAAGATTATGAGATTTCTAGGCCAAGATCCCAGTCAAAAATCTAGTAAAGAATTCCTTTGGACAGGAAGTTGCAAGCAACCATAGGATATGAAGCATTTTGGCAGAGGCTCATGATGATTTCCAGCCATTTATACATACAACAAAACCACATTCTCTCCCTGTAATCATCATGTATAACAATTCATTCCCCTCAGGATGTAAAACTGTAGAACTGATATATTACATGagaaggttttttgtgggggaaaaTTTAGGTCATTCAGCTTTATCTGGAAAGTAGTGAATGCAGCTATTTGGAAGGAAAGAACAATACATATAGATGGCAGAATTACAGGAAAGATTAATCCCAGAGCAATACCCATTTAAACAATCAGATAGTCCATTAAGACTATTCTCACCTCTAGGGCCCTCATTAGAATGGCTGTGTTTGCGTTTTAGGCCTTCCAAAACGGATACTGACTGACTTCGAGAAATTTTTGTAAGGGATCTTTTGCTTGGAGAAAGGAATTTTTCATTGAAGAGGTTTCTTCGAACCTTTGTTACTTCTGAAAGCcgcagaaaaacaaagaaaagatttgttcttgtttttgaaCTAAAAGAAGGCAACACTTATATTGAGGAAAGTAAGATCttgatttaaaaattgtttctaaGAACAATTCcactaaaaaaaaatcaccatattttatttacatccaACTAGTATTAAATTAGTTTAGTATTTtccttaaacaacaacaacaaccacctggCAACGCGGAGGACTAAAAGGAAGACATAAATTTTAGAAGAACCAGAAGATACAACATTTCTGTTGAATTCAACTACATGTTGTAAAATGTAATGGGAATGTCatcattaaaaatgaaagcaCATTCAAATTCTGTTCATAGATATTAGATATATGTGAGGGTATATGTGATATATgagggtctaaataccctaaaggcaccagatcccctccCTTTCGTATCTTCCTAATTCTGGAAAgcttggaagaaataaaaagtacAGCAATTTGATCTTGAGAAAAGACCCAATGCTATTACTACCCTTTGTATCTCCCTAATTCTAGAAAGTTACCATTACTTAACTCTCTGCTTAGGAAAAGGCGCCCACCTTGTACTGCCATTTTCTGTGGCGCTGGTACTGACTTCACATCAAGGCAGGCATGAGAGTTGTTGTCCTGaatcattaaaatacagtattagaAATATTTCAACATTACAACCGTTTATACACTTCAACTGAAAAGCTCATTCTGGGAACTGGAAGCCATTTTTATGGAAAGAGTTGACAGTAAATCAAATAAGCACATCTTCCTTCCATGGAAATGTGTTTAATGCCACAATTTCAAAAAGAGTTATCTTTATGCAGCAGATGGGCTCACAGGCATTTTAAGGCTGATGAACACATTTTCCTGCATAGTTCAGCTACTTTGGTTTTTGAAGAAAGTCATACAATCTCTTTGTTACCCCCAAAAATTCACCTTTCTGGTACGGTTCTTTGGTACTTGAGGAATCTCTATTTGGCGTAAGTTCTGTGATATTTCCGTCACACTACGGTGTCTGGCTAGTGTATTCTTTCTAGAAGTACAAAAAACGAAAACAAAAGACCTCCCTTAAGCAAACTATAATTACATTTCATCCATGATTTTAAGAAAACTGGGTTTAAGTGTGACTACTTTAAAAAAACTTGATTATTTTTATCAGTCTACAGCTGTGGATAAGTTCTGGATAAGCACACGCTTGCATTTATTTGTTGGTTGTGCTGCTCGCTACCTGGATGTCCAATAGGATGGAAGGTAGCATATAAATctttgaatttaaataaataaatctgtactACATTAATCCAGCCATGACATTATTAAATTTTTTGAATAAAGTAATCTACATCATTGTCTAATTTTAATTCAGCATTGTTTgcttccttctctgaaatatattaACCTTTTCTTGGCAGATCTGGTGCGCAGTTCTTCAAGCTGCTCTGCCTCAGTACTCAGTGAAGCTGTTCTGGAAACTGGAACAGATGATGTGGAAGCATGAAGGGGTGAATTTTGGCTCTCCTGACCCATCGAATCATCACTGAAGAAGTCTGCTGGAAGGACAGAGGCCAACTTTGCAGGAATCTGTGTTCCCAGGCTGTAATACAAACCTCCAAGGATCTTTGGCATAGTTTCCATATACCTATGGAAAACAAGAGTGTGCATTAGACATTTTACTACCAAGAACTCTAACCAATTTGTGATTTCATTAGTAGATTACCATTAAACTAATTCTACCCTCAACATATGTCTATTAGATACACAAcaaggggctgagcagatgggccaggatagcacaggccgatcacatacagtggtacctcgggatacgaaatacccaggttacgaaattttcgggatacgaaaaaatcccataggaaaacattgttccgggttacgaaaaaacttttggtgctttttttcggctttttcgcacggaatcgcggcttttccccattagcgcctatggcaattcggcttacgaaggcttttcgggttacgaacggtgccacggaatgaattaatttcgtaacccgaggcaccactgtactatgctGGCCCGGGTGCTCATTCTGGTAAGTGCAGGGATGGGCAGGTGTTTACATGCTTGTCCTTGCACCACCCTGGTACCCACTATCACTGTGAGTTCCTTACGTGTCACACCATAGCTCCTACTGAGAAGCTCCGTCGCCATATCTGATGAGGAAACAGGGCGCCTGGCTCCACCCATGTgtccaggcaccccatttccacatcagacatggaGACAGGGGGCTTCTCAGTAGGAGCTAAGGCACAGCAATGTAGGGGTATGTAAAATAGAATCATacacttggaagagaccacaaagggctGTTTAAAGCTTC from Sceloporus undulatus isolate JIND9_A2432 ecotype Alabama chromosome 6, SceUnd_v1.1, whole genome shotgun sequence carries:
- the TICRR gene encoding treslin; its protein translation is MTCSYNVVFLLDTASSVEKKHLHLSILRVLNYLGCKCGLARVRWGFKFFDSLGAQGRTSRVGSFHELGSRSWEDFEEELDARFGSQTFSPHLPGPVPRATLTQNILKETLLDYQWDRPEIASPAKPVLRSHKSKLTITLDKPPASSSSEDFVNAVFLFSPCPHSQRELLQFVFGSYAHLSDELPPSHDTTEKLIPKGMQEMMANQKITLYWVDTTESMKLLEASDDMGYKVLFDFVHLLGGTILPSETFLQCLNHHRTGTISAAPVEPRTSEPPLTPWSTILPFDSTLNCLFSLPSALQASFSPVEGVLFLKTDGTEELQNCVVTLEPLTVSQRCLKGPVNISLKCAVTGWNAMHLGNFRTESWILRSSSGLSFKEPSLFQQFLKYTLVQGLHLVAEVSPFGACSCTGIFSPISDSTAVLSLLCVDQASEVEKFLPQTTGEGNITKDDDFSLLEIIGNVLNQGCDDMERNYIGSSEETLIPEWVQQELSHTLRWSPAVMEGWYSLSNLSGASSHLMESFRLLQADSATGEEEAPKPEVELTQCLSEFYQRKASDQSATSHQQHHRKRCKGPRTPVRQKMKTMPRSLQMLNVARLNVKAQKFHAGEPPVSERVSQRLLSRRLDDNVEARGKIVKRKIGFTTEEEMLSYITTNYQKAVIDGENLLTHAQDMVAAVNIFHKSNKAAFMDTVQSSLLKTSKALRQQLGNDPDKDAKVKECQLQVYLRLETCLQCPSLQDDTDGMEQLVEEMTDMLRILCLTKDPVYLTRFLEEVVDMYMETMPKILGGLYYSLGTQIPAKLASVLPADFFSDDSMGQESQNSPLHASTSSVPVSRTASLSTEAEQLEELRTRSAKKRKNTLARHRSVTEISQNLRQIEIPQVPKNRTRKDNNSHACLDVKSVPAPQKMAVQEVTKVRRNLFNEKFLSPSKRSLTKISRSQSVSVLEGLKRKHSHSNEGPRDKQKLLTKMVTETPVHKQISRRLLQKQIKGRCSDPGSDVRIVEESPEKSITCTLRRSPRIKQLFLDRTLSGSFHSLQPTKRSIQQMNSVHLRASDDQENVIGLASPPVKKAVHSPKSLLFGAVLGEFNLGEIDSHRTKRKSLAFDESAVYQTPRKTPFQSSQKFVSPTNKGLRRSPRLQEKQKHTTQKSPAPKYTAAKSLGNLFSPFKQKSKSLPESFEKKEDPALTREMFSSPSKMPQVQTLGKLERQRILDDVFASPASSCDSAANLSVTIPQIPLNSREKAFSQLQSPRRSLRVAQKIASPASPQKQSLETETVTYLEPHLPLMLDSAMLEVAPRESGGTLSELSPSPKSAKLTEAFSVPVRSPSLPEAESPPSNQTLNAVAMCTVSTARTRELTRRSHTPKETPLRSQNVTDISPPKAFESASSRSEEHLHLYGKNEEDKGRGSISLSDEGNPFRRPDHREGIFLRERHKQANRIMTPNKRKDLDRHLSAEFSTKTHEFIPDAIVVCEQFNISSLLNKACAHSFQVGQDPDSRAFITEKATDLQQPLSQNSLSHNQPSLLTASKSGSCTYALRCTPDRRQREAEARLGNSEKVIVSRAPQTTHPVPVTTSSPTYEVELEMKASGLPKLRIKRVSSMSALELPSHIEPEKPKAEEESDLAVRDLSVTCCGRHSGKLEPASISPSCIRSAHSTPGKLGGGQTYICQSYTPTRCTSYTCSPLQGSVSIPSTPSPKHKGKVTPEAIKDWPRRKKATVGCRKSERHTDAALETAAPNTAGMRTSELLSGNKALHLGEFELEGVCRLQDESPCSDTEPTEDENIYRETSQLKSRKRAFENMFSEEEKDQEAKRSCPKRKNPGAAVCTDELLSMGNGAESSALTPPKSSGKSTISVSGLRALTQSPLLYQGHATSLRKCPTGDDSDVFGGANEDLSPFHSASTRQHFITRTYSRKRLLT